In the Heteronotia binoei isolate CCM8104 ecotype False Entrance Well chromosome 13, APGP_CSIRO_Hbin_v1, whole genome shotgun sequence genome, one interval contains:
- the MBTD1 gene encoding MBT domain-containing protein 1 isoform X8 yields MGTCWGDISEGVRVEVPNTDCSLPTKVFWIAGIVKLAGFNALLRYEGFENDSSLDFWCNICGPDIHPVGWCATSGKPLVPPRTIHHKYTNWKGFLVKRLTGAKTLPPDFSQKVSESMQYPFKPSMRVEVVDKTHLCRTRVAVVDSVIGGRLRLVYEESEDKTDDFWCHMCSPLIHPIGWSRSIGHRFKRSDIVKKQDSHFDAPSHLFAKVKEVESSGEWFKEGMKLEAIDPLNLSAICVATIRKVLADGYLMIGIDGSEAADGSDWFCYHATSPSIFPVGFCEINMIELTPPRGYAKLPFKWFDYLREMGSVAAPVKLFNKEVPNHGFHVAMKLEAVDLMEPRLVCVATITRIIHRLLRIHFDGWEDEYDQWVDCESPDLYPVGWCQLTGYQLQPPASQSSRDSQSSSSKQKKKSKSQQYKGHKKKRKIPVGKKPVSLSSVPMTGGVRRSFSGDEELTPPQYRILPAQTAPEACQPLRTSREFSPSLKTVSSLQLKEELLDGEEYNFLQGASDQESNGSASHYIKQEP; encoded by the exons ATGGGGACTTGCTGGGGTGACATTTCAGAAGGTGTGCGTGTAGAAGTCCCTAACACAGACTGCAGCCTACCTACCAAAGTCTTCTGGATTGCTGGGATTGTAAAATTAGCAG GTTTCAATGCTTTACTAAGATATGAAGGCTTCGAAAATGATTCAAGTCTTGACTTCTGGTGCAACATTTGTGGTCCTGATATCCACCCAGTTGGTTGGTGTGCAACCAGTGGGAAACCTCTAGTACCACCTCGAA CCATTCATCACAAATACACAAACTGGAAAGGTTTTCTAGTGAAACGACTCACTGGTGCCAAAACTCTTCCCCCTGACTTCTCTCAGAAG GTATCAGAAAGCATGCAGTATCCTTTCAAACCTTCAATGAGAGTAGAAGTTGTTGACAAAACGCATCTCTGCCGAACACGGGTAGCAGTTGTCGACAGTGTAATAGGAGGCAGGTTAAGATTGGTATATGAAGAAAGCGAAGACAAAACAGATGATTTCTGGTGCCATATGTGCAGTCCTCTTATCCATCCCATTGGTTGGTCTCGAAGTATAGGACATCGGTTCAAAAGATCTG ATATTGTCAAGAAACAGGACTCTCATTTCGATGCACCCTCACATTTATTTGCTAAG GTAAAAGAAGTTGAATCAAGTGGAGAATGGTTCAAAGAGGGAATGAAATTGGAAGCCATAGATCCATTAAACCTTTCTGCAATATGTGTGGCAACGATTAGAAAG GTATTAGCAGATGGATATCTTATGATTGGAATTGATGGCTCTGAGGCAGCAGATGGGTCTGATTGGTTTTGTTACCATGCTACTTCTCCTTCTATATTCCCAGTTGGTTTCTGTGAAATTAACATGATAGAACTAACTCCACCCCGAG GTTATGCAAAACTACCTTTCAAATGGTTTGACTACCTCAGGGAAATGGGTTCAGTAGCAGCTCCTGTGAAGCTCTTCAACAAG GAAGTTCCAAACCATGGATTTCATGTTGCAATGAAACTGGAAGCAGTAGATCTCATGGAACCTCGTCTAGTGTGTGTGGCCACAATAACTCGAATAATCCATCGTTTGTTGAGGATACATTTTGATGGCTGGGAAGATGAATATGATCAGTGGGTGGATTGTGAATCTCCTGACCTCTATCCTGTTGGATGGTGTCAGCTAACTGGGTACCAACTACAGCCTCCTGCATCACAGT catCAAGAGATAGTCAGTCCAGTTCATCAAAGCAGAAGAAAAAATCGAAGTCACAGCAGTACAAAGGACACAAAAAAA AGAGGAAGATACCAGTTGGGAAGAAGCCTGTCAGTTTGTCGAGCGTCCCCATGACAGGTGGGGTACGGAGGAGCTTCTCTGGTGATGAAGAGTTGACTCCTCCTCAGTATCGAATTCTTCCAGCACAGACAGCCCCGGAGGCCTGCCAGCCTCTCAGGACTAG